Proteins co-encoded in one Coriobacterium glomerans PW2 genomic window:
- a CDS encoding phosphotransferase family protein yields MILPKNKTELAHRGNKIVYDLGDRIVKVFNETKPVSDVFNEALTLARINEAGIPSPRALEVAQIESDDFGWALVTSKVPGVTLESKIDAEPQRFGEFLEAFIDLQIDIHAHTAPLLNRQRDKYTRMIDSLDQIDATTRYNLLERLDGMKKEFKVCHGDFNPSNVIVSDDETLSVCDWAHATQGSPAADVAMTYLLFSLNSKEQADMYLDLYSERRGAPMQGAVRQWLPIIAASELARKRSIDERFLMGWIDVFDYQ; encoded by the coding sequence ATGATTCTTCCGAAAAACAAGACGGAGCTCGCACACCGCGGCAACAAGATCGTCTATGATCTCGGCGACCGGATCGTCAAGGTCTTCAACGAGACCAAACCCGTCTCGGATGTCTTCAATGAGGCGCTCACGCTTGCGCGCATCAACGAGGCGGGTATCCCCTCGCCCAGGGCGCTCGAGGTCGCGCAGATCGAGAGCGACGATTTCGGCTGGGCGCTCGTGACGAGCAAGGTCCCCGGTGTCACGCTCGAAAGCAAGATCGATGCCGAGCCCCAGCGCTTCGGCGAGTTCCTCGAAGCGTTCATCGATCTTCAGATCGATATCCACGCCCACACCGCCCCGCTGCTCAACCGTCAGCGCGACAAGTACACCCGCATGATCGACTCCCTCGATCAGATCGATGCGACGACGCGCTACAATCTGCTCGAGCGCCTCGACGGGATGAAGAAGGAGTTCAAGGTCTGTCACGGTGACTTCAACCCCTCCAATGTCATCGTCAGCGATGACGAGACGCTGTCGGTATGCGATTGGGCCCATGCCACACAGGGTTCCCCCGCAGCCGATGTCGCGATGACCTACTTGCTGTTCTCCTTGAACAGCAAGGAGCAGGCCGACATGTACCTCGACCTGTACAGCGAGCGGCGCGGGGCGCCCATGCAAGGAGCCGTTCGCCAGTGGCTGCCGATAATCGCCGCCTCCGAACTCGCCCGCAAGCGCTCCATCGATGAGCGGTTCCTCATGGGATGGATCGACGTGTTCGACTACCAGTAG
- the adhE gene encoding bifunctional acetaldehyde-CoA/alcohol dehydrogenase yields the protein MVKKKPSATTAPELVDSVESLEAKLASMREAQGIFSTFSQDQVDKIFYEAAMAANKARIPLARLAVEETGRGVLEDKVIKNHYAAEYIYNAYKRTKTCGVIERDDAYGITKVAEPVGIVGAVIPTTNPTSTAIFKCLICLKTRNAIIISPHPAAARCTIAAARIVLEAAVAAGAPEGIIGWVDVPSLELTNKVMADVDTILATGGPGMVKAAYSSGKPALGVGAGNTPVVIDDTADIKLAVSSIILSKTFDNGMICASEQSVTVLDPIYDEVRSEFERRGCYFVKTGTELESLRGAMFKNGALDHRIPGMPASDIAALAGITVPAKTKILIAEITSTDAATEEFSHEKLSPVLAMYHAASYDEALDKAETLVLAGGPGHTASLYVHPAASEKIEQFQSKMKACRIVINTPSSQGGIGDLYNFGLTPSLTLGCGSWGGNSISENVGVKHLLNIKTVAERRENMLWFRAPEKVYFKKGSTPVALDELGCVMGKKRAFIVTDQFLFKNGNTRAIEAKLDSMGIAHDCFYDVEPDPTLQCVRRGAKQMSLFDPDVIIAVGGGSAMDAAKIMWVLFEHPDANFEDMAMDFMDIRKRVYTFPEMGKKAYFVAVPTSSGTGSEATPFAIITDAETGIKWPLADYALLPNMAIVDVDNAMTAPRGLTAASGIDVMTHAIESYVSIMASDYTQGFSMRAAKLVFDNLPAAFEKGAADPHAREEMHNASCMAGMAFANAFLGLNHSMAHKLGAFHHLPHGIANAVILTRVMRYNATEAPVKMGTFSQYPYPNARAAYAELGRFCGVCGKDDEEVFENFVNRLEELKDLIGVKKTIAEYGVDEKHFLDTLDDMVEQAFNDQCTGANPRYPLMSEIKELFLDAYYGREPQSYGV from the coding sequence ATGGTGAAAAAGAAGCCTTCGGCAACCACTGCCCCTGAACTTGTAGATTCGGTCGAATCCCTTGAGGCGAAACTCGCGTCGATGCGCGAGGCCCAAGGGATTTTTTCAACCTTTTCACAAGATCAGGTGGACAAGATCTTCTACGAGGCGGCGATGGCGGCCAACAAGGCACGCATCCCGCTCGCGCGACTCGCTGTCGAGGAGACGGGCCGCGGCGTGCTCGAGGACAAGGTCATCAAGAATCATTACGCGGCGGAGTACATCTACAACGCCTACAAGAGGACCAAGACGTGCGGCGTCATCGAGCGCGACGACGCCTACGGCATCACGAAGGTCGCCGAGCCCGTCGGCATCGTCGGAGCGGTCATCCCGACGACGAACCCGACGTCCACCGCGATCTTCAAGTGCCTCATCTGCCTGAAGACGAGAAACGCCATCATCATCAGCCCGCATCCGGCCGCTGCCCGATGCACCATCGCCGCAGCGAGAATCGTCTTGGAGGCGGCGGTCGCCGCCGGCGCGCCCGAGGGCATCATCGGCTGGGTGGACGTGCCGTCCCTGGAGCTCACCAACAAGGTCATGGCAGATGTCGACACGATTCTGGCGACCGGAGGCCCCGGCATGGTCAAAGCCGCCTACTCGAGCGGCAAGCCCGCCTTGGGTGTCGGCGCGGGCAACACGCCGGTCGTCATCGATGACACGGCAGACATCAAGCTCGCCGTCAGCTCGATCATCCTGTCCAAGACGTTCGACAACGGCATGATCTGCGCCTCCGAGCAGTCCGTCACCGTTCTCGACCCGATCTACGACGAGGTCAGATCCGAGTTCGAGCGCCGGGGCTGCTACTTCGTCAAAACCGGAACCGAGCTCGAGAGCCTGCGCGGCGCCATGTTCAAGAACGGCGCCCTCGATCATCGCATCCCGGGAATGCCCGCGTCCGACATCGCGGCGCTGGCCGGCATCACCGTTCCCGCCAAGACCAAGATCCTGATCGCCGAGATCACCTCCACCGACGCGGCCACCGAGGAGTTCAGCCACGAGAAGCTCTCACCGGTCCTCGCGATGTATCACGCCGCGAGCTACGACGAGGCGCTCGACAAGGCCGAGACGCTCGTGCTCGCCGGCGGCCCCGGCCACACCGCCTCGCTGTACGTCCATCCCGCGGCGAGCGAGAAGATCGAACAATTCCAATCCAAGATGAAGGCCTGCCGCATCGTCATCAACACGCCCTCCTCGCAAGGCGGCATCGGCGACCTGTACAACTTTGGTCTGACACCCTCCCTTACGCTGGGCTGCGGCTCGTGGGGGGGCAACTCCATTTCCGAGAACGTGGGGGTGAAGCACTTGCTCAACATCAAGACCGTGGCGGAGCGCCGCGAGAACATGCTGTGGTTCCGCGCGCCGGAGAAGGTGTACTTCAAAAAAGGGAGCACGCCGGTCGCCCTCGACGAGCTCGGCTGCGTCATGGGCAAGAAGCGCGCGTTCATCGTCACCGACCAGTTCCTCTTCAAGAACGGCAACACCCGCGCCATCGAGGCGAAGCTCGACAGCATGGGCATCGCGCACGACTGCTTCTACGATGTGGAGCCCGACCCGACGCTTCAGTGCGTGCGACGCGGCGCGAAGCAGATGAGCCTGTTCGACCCGGATGTCATCATCGCCGTCGGCGGCGGCTCGGCCATGGATGCCGCCAAGATCATGTGGGTTCTCTTCGAGCACCCGGATGCGAACTTCGAGGACATGGCCATGGACTTCATGGACATCCGCAAGCGCGTCTACACCTTCCCCGAGATGGGCAAGAAAGCCTACTTCGTCGCCGTGCCCACAAGCTCGGGCACAGGTTCGGAGGCCACGCCGTTCGCGATCATCACAGACGCCGAGACCGGCATCAAATGGCCGCTGGCCGACTACGCCCTTCTGCCCAACATGGCCATCGTCGACGTCGACAACGCCATGACGGCGCCGCGCGGCCTCACCGCTGCCTCCGGCATCGACGTCATGACCCACGCGATCGAGTCCTACGTCTCGATCATGGCTTCCGATTACACGCAGGGCTTCTCGATGCGCGCCGCAAAGCTCGTCTTCGACAACCTGCCGGCTGCCTTCGAGAAGGGCGCCGCCGACCCGCATGCTCGCGAGGAGATGCACAACGCCTCGTGCATGGCGGGCATGGCCTTCGCCAACGCGTTTCTGGGCCTCAACCACTCCATGGCCCACAAACTCGGCGCGTTCCACCACCTGCCCCACGGTATCGCCAACGCCGTCATCCTGACGCGCGTCATGCGCTACAATGCCACCGAGGCCCCGGTCAAGATGGGGACGTTCTCTCAGTACCCCTACCCCAACGCTCGAGCGGCCTACGCCGAGCTGGGACGATTCTGCGGGGTGTGCGGCAAAGACGATGAGGAGGTCTTCGAGAATTTCGTGAACAGGCTCGAGGAGCTCAAGGATCTCATCGGCGTCAAGAAGACGATCGCCGAGTACGGCGTGGACGAGAAGCATTTCCTCGACACGCTCGATGATATGGTCGAGCAGGCGTTCAACGACCAGTGCACCGGCGCGAATCCACGTTATCCGCTCATGAGCGAGATCAAGGAGCTGTTCCTCGACGCCTACTACGGGCGCGAACCCCAGTCCTACGGGGTCTGA
- the rpmB gene encoding 50S ribosomal protein L28, giving the protein MSKVCEICGKHPVAGRSISHSHRVTNRKFRPNIQRVHVVMDGHRRKMNVCTSCLKSGKVARS; this is encoded by the coding sequence ATGTCAAAAGTATGCGAAATCTGCGGTAAGCATCCGGTCGCCGGTCGCTCGATCAGCCACTCGCACCGCGTCACCAATCGTAAGTTCCGACCGAATATCCAGCGCGTGCACGTTGTCATGGACGGCCACCGGCGCAAGATGAACGTCTGCACGAGTTGCCTGAAGTCTGGCAAGGTGGCTCGCTCCTAG
- a CDS encoding ABC transporter ATP-binding protein, which yields MAAPMGMRGVPATEKARDFRGTLIKLFHYIAEERSRLIVAVVSAILSVAFNVMGPRVLGNATTALFEGISAKVAGTGDVDFSNVGHILGIALTIYLGSSFLNLVQGWLMAGITQRVCYRLRRQIVEKIGRMPLGYFETHAVGDVLSRVTNDVDTLGQSLNQSVTQLITSIAQIAGVAIQMLLLSVTLAGVTFLTVPLSLIMVVLIVRASQRYFRRQQTFLGEADGIIEESFSGQTVIQVFNRERRAVSEFNDVNDRLYISGARSQFLSGLIQPITNTIANLGYVGVVVVGALLTIAGSIRIGDVQAFMQYVRNFTWPITQLSQVSNMLQMMSAAAERVFEFLAEREEGADATTPERVSSDGSVRFEHVRFGYVPDKTIIHDFSCDVPPASTVAIVGPTGAGKSTLMKLLMRFYDVDDGRILVNGVDVRDYARSDLRRNFAMVLQDTWLFKGSVRDNIRYGKADATDEEVERAAAAAFADHFIRTLPGGYEFELNEEASNVSQGQKQLLTIARAVLADRPILILDEATSNVDTRTEERIQRAMDNLMRGRTSFVIAHRLSTIREANTILVLRDGDIVERGTHTELLSKGGFYAELYNSQFKAAV from the coding sequence ATGGCGGCACCCATGGGTATGCGCGGCGTCCCGGCGACCGAGAAGGCGCGCGACTTCCGAGGCACATTGATCAAGCTCTTCCACTATATCGCAGAAGAGCGATCGAGGCTCATCGTGGCCGTGGTCTCCGCGATCCTGTCCGTGGCGTTCAACGTCATGGGTCCCCGCGTGCTCGGCAACGCCACGACCGCGCTGTTCGAGGGGATCAGCGCCAAGGTCGCTGGCACCGGGGACGTCGATTTTTCAAATGTGGGGCACATACTGGGTATCGCGCTGACCATATATCTCGGTTCATCGTTTTTGAATCTCGTGCAGGGCTGGCTCATGGCTGGCATCACGCAGCGCGTATGCTATCGACTGCGTCGTCAGATCGTCGAGAAGATCGGCCGCATGCCGCTCGGTTACTTCGAGACGCATGCCGTCGGCGACGTGCTCTCACGGGTGACAAATGATGTCGACACCCTCGGGCAATCGCTCAATCAGAGCGTGACGCAGCTCATCACCTCGATTGCGCAGATCGCAGGCGTGGCGATCCAGATGCTTCTGCTCTCGGTGACGCTGGCGGGCGTGACATTTCTCACGGTGCCGCTCTCGCTGATCATGGTGGTTCTCATCGTTCGCGCCTCCCAGCGCTACTTCCGCCGTCAGCAGACCTTTCTGGGCGAGGCTGATGGCATCATAGAGGAGAGTTTCTCCGGGCAGACGGTCATCCAGGTGTTCAACCGCGAGCGCCGCGCCGTCTCCGAGTTCAACGATGTGAACGACAGACTCTATATCTCCGGTGCGCGCTCGCAGTTCCTCTCGGGTCTCATCCAGCCCATCACGAACACCATCGCGAATCTGGGTTACGTGGGCGTCGTCGTCGTGGGCGCGCTCCTGACGATCGCGGGCTCGATCAGGATCGGCGACGTGCAGGCGTTCATGCAATACGTCCGCAATTTCACGTGGCCCATAACGCAGCTGTCTCAGGTCTCCAATATGCTCCAGATGATGTCTGCCGCGGCCGAGCGCGTATTCGAGTTTCTGGCAGAGCGCGAGGAGGGCGCCGACGCGACGACCCCTGAGCGCGTTTCAAGCGATGGCTCCGTCAGATTCGAGCACGTGCGCTTCGGTTATGTGCCCGACAAGACCATCATCCATGACTTCAGCTGCGACGTGCCCCCCGCCTCGACTGTCGCGATCGTGGGTCCAACCGGGGCGGGCAAGTCCACGCTCATGAAACTGCTCATGCGCTTCTATGATGTGGACGACGGACGCATCCTCGTGAACGGCGTTGATGTGCGCGACTACGCTCGGAGTGATCTGCGGCGCAACTTCGCCATGGTGCTGCAGGACACGTGGTTGTTCAAGGGATCTGTGCGGGATAACATCCGCTACGGCAAGGCCGACGCTACCGATGAGGAGGTCGAGCGCGCTGCGGCGGCTGCCTTCGCCGACCACTTCATCCGCACGCTTCCGGGCGGCTACGAATTCGAGCTCAACGAGGAGGCGTCCAATGTCTCGCAGGGTCAGAAGCAGCTTCTGACGATCGCCCGCGCCGTTCTCGCGGATCGCCCGATCCTGATCCTCGATGAGGCGACCTCGAACGTGGACACGCGCACCGAGGAGCGAATCCAACGCGCGATGGACAACCTCATGCGTGGTCGCACCAGCTTCGTGATCGCGCATCGGCTCTCGACGATTCGCGAGGCGAACACCATTCTCGTGCTCCGTGACGGCGATATCGTGGAGCGCGGCACGCACACCGAGCTGCTCTCGAAGGGCGGGTTCTATGCGGAGCTTTACAATTCCCAGTTCAAGGCCGCTGTATAG
- a CDS encoding thiamine diphosphokinase codes for MGFRKSESTRVLLIGGSPCPMTPARVAELRSRCDVVVAVDRGYDTALRADTGCDLFCGDLDSISARGATLLRAAEAHSTAADPMLVERYDPHKDFTDLAGALRAIDARWPDASIIATCCFGGSPDHLLGVLGRLKSRGGHIELVEDAFCGRILHGGDRWRLRCATEQRFSFIPISDCATVSLSGMRWKLDRSRVGLLSDLGISNVIECDDASIICHDGSLIAWAFSPETARGSSACMHAGPA; via the coding sequence ATGGGCTTCAGAAAATCCGAGTCGACGCGCGTGCTGCTCATCGGCGGTTCGCCGTGCCCGATGACACCGGCGCGCGTAGCAGAGCTGCGCAGCCGCTGCGATGTCGTCGTCGCGGTGGACCGCGGATACGACACCGCGCTCAGGGCCGATACGGGCTGCGACCTGTTTTGCGGGGATCTTGATTCTATCAGCGCGCGGGGAGCGACCCTGTTGCGGGCCGCCGAGGCGCATTCGACTGCGGCCGATCCCATGTTGGTTGAGCGCTATGATCCGCATAAGGATTTCACCGACTTGGCGGGCGCGCTGCGCGCCATCGACGCGCGCTGGCCGGATGCATCGATAATCGCGACCTGCTGCTTCGGCGGATCACCCGATCACCTGCTCGGCGTGCTCGGACGCCTTAAAAGTCGAGGCGGGCACATCGAGCTCGTCGAGGACGCATTTTGCGGTCGGATTCTGCACGGAGGCGACCGATGGCGTCTGAGGTGCGCCACCGAGCAGCGCTTCTCCTTCATTCCCATCTCGGATTGCGCGACCGTCTCGCTTTCGGGCATGCGCTGGAAACTCGATCGCTCGCGCGTCGGGCTGCTCAGCGATCTGGGGATATCGAATGTGATCGAGTGCGACGACGCCTCGATCATCTGTCATGATGGCTCACTCATCGCTTGGGCCTTCAGCCCTGAGACCGCAAGAGGATCTTCGGCATGCATGCATGCCGGACCTGCATGA
- a CDS encoding ABC transporter ATP-binding protein: MRTFTFLRHHKVSLLIAVVLLFIQANCELTLPTLMSDIVDVGITRGGIASAVPDRIAQGALENVELFLSPEEMRSVEDLYGPKDDKGVRDVIGSDADRAAIEGALGEAEMLTYQFDQGIPTKQFMKYAARDQRAARAPGASGAERQLSQGLEASLGDTVTTDSLRKLVQAGAISKDQLVGARSALVRSLGDNADTVIGLRAVEFVKGVYRSIGTDLSQVQTDYLVHEGAIMLGFTLVGAACAIGAVFNASRTAALVARDLRHDLYERVLAFSPQEMSRFSVASLTTRGTNDIQQIQTVLVMCLRIVLFAPCMGVGAVWRVISYGDTGMQWIVVAAVCVIAVVVGVLMGLTLPRFRKMQIFVDRNNLVAREIITGIMPVRAFGRTRYEEERYDHVNSELTSTYIFTNRAMSFMLPCMMLIMNVTSVAIVWFGGHGVASGTLQVGSLMAYMNYTIQVIMSFMILTMISVMLPRADVAAARVIEVLNTHPSIDDPEARGEAIDTPAEGGEWSGDLVFDDVTFTYPGAPDPTIAHVSFEVKPGRTLGIIGSTGVGKSTLVQLIPRLYDVTGGSVKIDGRDVRHIGLRKLRSLIGFVPQHAVLFSGDIKDNIKYGDPSMSDENMERAARVAQACDFIEAKSEGFGSMIAQGGSNVSGGQRQRLAIARALATRPKILVFDDAFSALDYRTDSNLRDALAKEVRGTTVVIVAQRIATIMHADEIIVIDDGRAVAAGTHEELLRTSREYLEIARSQLSCEELGLEEDASVSAGSEKERHADGRDASSRGGER, from the coding sequence TTGAGAACCTTCACTTTTCTCAGGCACCATAAAGTGAGTCTGCTCATTGCCGTGGTGCTTCTGTTCATACAGGCGAACTGCGAGCTCACCCTGCCGACGCTGATGAGCGACATCGTCGATGTCGGCATCACGCGCGGCGGCATAGCCAGCGCGGTGCCCGATCGCATCGCGCAGGGAGCGCTTGAGAACGTCGAGCTCTTCCTGTCTCCCGAGGAGATGCGCAGCGTCGAGGATCTCTATGGTCCAAAGGACGATAAAGGTGTTCGCGACGTTATCGGCTCAGATGCAGATCGCGCTGCCATCGAGGGCGCTCTGGGCGAGGCGGAGATGCTCACCTACCAGTTTGATCAGGGGATACCAACGAAACAGTTCATGAAGTACGCAGCGCGAGACCAGCGCGCGGCGCGCGCTCCGGGCGCGTCCGGCGCCGAGCGGCAGCTATCCCAAGGGCTTGAAGCGAGTCTCGGTGATACCGTCACCACCGACTCGCTGCGCAAGCTCGTTCAAGCCGGCGCGATATCGAAAGATCAGCTCGTCGGCGCGCGCTCGGCTCTCGTGAGGAGTCTGGGCGACAACGCCGACACGGTCATCGGTCTGCGCGCGGTGGAGTTCGTGAAGGGCGTCTACAGGAGCATCGGCACCGATCTTTCTCAGGTGCAGACCGACTATCTGGTGCACGAGGGCGCGATCATGCTCGGTTTCACCCTCGTGGGAGCAGCATGCGCCATCGGAGCGGTCTTCAACGCGTCGCGCACCGCGGCACTCGTCGCGCGAGATCTGAGGCACGATCTCTACGAGCGCGTTCTGGCGTTCTCTCCGCAGGAGATGTCGAGGTTCTCCGTGGCTTCGCTCACCACGCGCGGGACCAACGATATCCAGCAGATCCAAACGGTGCTCGTCATGTGTCTTCGCATCGTCTTGTTCGCTCCGTGCATGGGAGTCGGCGCCGTGTGGCGGGTCATCTCCTATGGGGATACGGGCATGCAGTGGATCGTGGTCGCGGCCGTGTGCGTCATCGCGGTCGTGGTCGGCGTGCTCATGGGTCTCACCCTGCCTCGGTTTCGCAAGATGCAGATATTCGTCGACAGGAACAATCTCGTGGCGCGTGAGATCATCACCGGAATCATGCCCGTCAGAGCGTTCGGACGCACGCGATATGAGGAGGAGCGCTACGATCACGTCAACTCCGAGCTCACATCTACCTATATATTCACGAATCGCGCCATGTCGTTCATGCTTCCGTGCATGATGCTCATCATGAACGTCACGTCGGTTGCGATCGTGTGGTTCGGCGGCCATGGCGTAGCCTCCGGGACGCTTCAGGTCGGCTCGCTCATGGCGTATATGAACTACACCATACAGGTGATCATGTCCTTCATGATCCTCACGATGATCTCCGTCATGCTGCCCCGCGCCGACGTGGCCGCCGCGCGAGTGATCGAGGTGCTGAACACGCATCCGAGCATCGACGATCCCGAGGCTCGCGGCGAGGCGATCGACACGCCGGCCGAGGGGGGCGAATGGTCCGGCGATCTCGTTTTCGATGACGTCACATTCACCTATCCGGGGGCTCCTGATCCCACGATCGCGCACGTGAGCTTCGAGGTGAAGCCCGGTCGGACGCTCGGGATCATCGGCTCGACCGGCGTGGGCAAGTCAACGCTCGTGCAGCTCATTCCCCGCTTGTATGATGTCACGGGAGGCTCGGTCAAAATCGATGGACGCGATGTGCGCCATATAGGCCTCAGGAAGCTGCGCTCGCTTATCGGGTTCGTGCCCCAGCACGCGGTGCTGTTCTCTGGCGACATCAAGGACAACATCAAATACGGAGACCCTTCGATGTCAGATGAGAACATGGAGCGCGCAGCGCGGGTCGCCCAGGCGTGCGACTTCATCGAGGCGAAGTCCGAGGGATTCGGCAGCATGATCGCTCAGGGGGGCAGCAACGTCTCCGGTGGCCAGCGCCAGCGTCTCGCCATCGCGCGCGCTCTGGCGACACGTCCCAAGATCCTCGTGTTCGATGACGCGTTCTCCGCGCTCGACTATCGAACCGATTCGAATCTGCGCGATGCGCTCGCCAAGGAGGTGCGAGGCACCACGGTCGTCATCGTGGCGCAGCGCATCGCCACGATCATGCACGCCGACGAGATCATCGTCATCGACGACGGGCGCGCGGTGGCCGCCGGAACCCATGAGGAGCTGCTGCGAACGAGCAGGGAGTACCTGGAGATCGCCAGAAGCCAGCTTTCCTGCGAGGAGCTCGGTCTCGAAGAGGATGCGAGCGTCTCGGCAGGATCGGAGAAAGAGCGTCACGCTGACGGACGAGACGCATCCTCGAGGGGAGGTGAGCGCTGA